A single Lentimicrobiaceae bacterium DNA region contains:
- a CDS encoding lipocalin family protein: MKSICLIASMIFVFSGYAQQTPFTGVEKVDLQKYSGKWYTVASYQAHSQNKCFCSMSDYRLTGKGKMRIINSCRKGSVNGKIKTAKGMASPVKGSNNTKLKVKFCWFLKANYWIVALDENYQWAVVSEPKHKDFWILSRIPVMGNDEFQHVLEIVKNNGFDLQKVEIVPQSCR; the protein is encoded by the coding sequence ATGAAAAGTATTTGTCTGATTGCTAGTATGATATTTGTTTTTTCGGGTTATGCCCAGCAAACTCCTTTTACTGGGGTAGAAAAAGTTGACCTGCAAAAATATTCAGGAAAATGGTACACAGTAGCTTCTTATCAGGCACATTCTCAGAATAAATGCTTTTGTTCGATGTCTGATTACCGGCTAACTGGAAAAGGAAAAATGAGAATAATAAACAGTTGCCGCAAAGGATCGGTTAATGGGAAAATTAAAACTGCCAAAGGAATGGCATCCCCGGTAAAAGGAAGTAATAATACCAAACTGAAAGTAAAGTTTTGCTGGTTCTTAAAAGCAAATTACTGGATAGTTGCCTTGGACGAAAACTATCAATGGGCTGTGGTATCAGAACCAAAACACAAAGACTTCTGGATACTTTCACGAATTCCGGTTATGGGCAATGATGAATTTCAGCATGTGCTTGAAATCGTGAAAAACAATGGGTTCGATTTGCAAAAGGTAGAAATTGTACCTCAAAGCTGTCGCTGA
- a CDS encoding PhoH family protein, with amino-acid sequence MTKKKTVTEVKKIFVIDTSVILYNHNAINSFEDNDVAIPITVLEELDNFKKGNDTINFEAREFIRILDTLSANRTLRTWIQLKQAKGKFVVVMNEQSDVDARQIFQDNKPDHRILNAAMVMAQKYPDRKVTLVTKDINLRLKAKSLNINAEDFLTGKIKDVEDLYSGKSLIEGIDGSIIDQIYNEGYCLPKDLGLKNLIPNHYFILKNTKISALTFFNPISKRIEKIEKKPAFRINPRNAEQVFALHALLNPEVKLVTLQGIAGTGKTLLALAAALEQKRNFKQVYLARPIVPLSNKDIGFLPGDIKSKINPYMEPLYDNLKFIQNQYNEKDKEYKNITESLENEKLMITPLAYIRGRSISNVIFIVDEAQNLTPHEIKTIITRAGENTKIIFTGDIYQIDTPYLDAQSNGLSVMIDKIKNHPIYAHIRLEKGERSELANLANDLL; translated from the coding sequence ATGACGAAAAAGAAAACAGTAACAGAGGTAAAAAAAATTTTTGTCATTGACACATCAGTGATTTTATACAACCACAATGCCATAAACAGTTTCGAGGACAACGACGTTGCTATTCCCATCACCGTACTCGAGGAACTGGATAATTTTAAAAAGGGTAACGATACCATAAACTTCGAAGCAAGAGAATTTATCCGCATTCTCGATACCTTGTCGGCAAACCGTACACTGCGCACCTGGATACAACTGAAACAGGCGAAGGGCAAGTTTGTAGTGGTAATGAACGAGCAAAGCGATGTGGATGCCCGGCAAATATTCCAGGATAACAAACCCGACCATCGCATACTGAACGCCGCAATGGTGATGGCTCAAAAGTATCCCGACCGGAAAGTAACCCTTGTAACAAAAGACATAAACCTACGACTGAAGGCAAAGTCGCTGAATATAAATGCTGAAGATTTCTTAACCGGGAAAATAAAAGATGTAGAAGATCTGTACTCTGGCAAATCCCTGATAGAAGGGATAGATGGGAGTATCATTGACCAGATTTACAACGAAGGGTATTGCCTTCCCAAGGACTTGGGCTTGAAAAACCTGATTCCTAACCATTACTTTATCTTGAAAAACACCAAAATCTCTGCGCTTACCTTTTTTAATCCCATCAGCAAACGGATCGAAAAAATAGAAAAAAAACCGGCATTCCGTATCAATCCCCGCAATGCCGAACAAGTTTTTGCCCTTCATGCCCTGCTGAACCCGGAAGTGAAGCTGGTTACTCTTCAGGGAATTGCAGGTACCGGGAAAACTCTACTCGCACTTGCTGCTGCATTGGAACAAAAACGGAATTTCAAACAGGTGTATCTTGCCCGCCCTATTGTTCCCCTTAGCAATAAAGATATAGGCTTTTTGCCTGGCGACATCAAATCGAAAATCAATCCATACATGGAACCGCTGTACGACAACCTGAAATTTATCCAAAACCAGTACAACGAGAAGGATAAAGAATATAAAAACATTACAGAGTCGCTCGAAAACGAAAAACTGATGATAACCCCGCTGGCATATATCCGTGGACGCAGTATTTCCAATGTAATTTTTATAGTTGATGAAGCACAGAACCTTACTCCTCACGAAATAAAAACCATCATTACCCGTGCAGGTGAAAACACTAAAATAATTTTTACAGGAGACATTTACCAGATAGATACTCCTTATCTCGACGCCCAAAGTAACGGGCTTTCCGTTATGATTGATAAAATAAAAAACCACCCTATTTATGCCCATATCCGGCTCGAAAAAGGGGAAAGGTCGGAGCTGGCAAACCTTGCCAACGATTTATTGTAG
- a CDS encoding M28 family peptidase encodes MAQSIKKLSFFSNGLIFLLTFPIFFYSCKGCKKTEDNTKKTTEKQWATNLPSFNADTAYFFVQKQTNFGPRVTGSKASTQCAEMLVKTLKRFAPQVSVQTGKVRTFDGKDLNINNIIASFNPDKKARIFLSSHWDSRPFADYDPDAANHHKPIIGANDGASGVGVLVEIARILSQKLPEIGVDIILFDAEDYGAPEWEKNQSEDTWCLGSQFWAKNPHVVGYSARYGILLDMVGAADARFTFEGTSMYYASDVMKRIWETASHAGFGAYFVPEETGALTDDHLYINQIIQIPTIDIIHRTNDTESGFFPYWHTQKDDISCIDKTTLKAVGQTLLTVIYNEN; translated from the coding sequence ATGGCACAATCCATAAAAAAATTATCCTTTTTTAGCAACGGGCTAATTTTTCTTCTCACTTTTCCCATATTTTTTTATTCCTGTAAAGGATGCAAAAAAACAGAAGATAACACAAAGAAAACAACAGAAAAGCAATGGGCTACCAACTTGCCTTCTTTTAATGCCGACACTGCTTATTTTTTTGTACAGAAACAAACCAATTTTGGTCCGAGGGTAACGGGAAGCAAGGCAAGCACACAATGTGCCGAAATGCTGGTAAAAACGCTGAAACGTTTTGCTCCGCAGGTAAGTGTACAAACCGGAAAAGTTCGTACATTCGATGGAAAAGATTTAAATATCAACAATATTATCGCATCTTTTAATCCCGACAAAAAAGCAAGAATATTTTTATCTTCCCATTGGGATAGCCGCCCTTTTGCCGATTATGACCCTGATGCCGCCAACCATCATAAACCGATAATTGGTGCCAACGACGGAGCCAGCGGGGTAGGCGTTCTGGTAGAAATTGCAAGAATTTTATCCCAAAAACTTCCTGAAATTGGAGTGGATATCATCCTGTTCGATGCCGAAGATTATGGTGCACCGGAATGGGAGAAAAACCAAAGTGAAGATACATGGTGCCTCGGCTCACAATTTTGGGCGAAAAATCCGCATGTAGTCGGTTATTCAGCTCGCTATGGTATCCTGCTCGACATGGTAGGAGCTGCCGATGCCCGTTTCACGTTTGAAGGAACTTCCATGTACTATGCCTCCGACGTAATGAAAAGGATTTGGGAAACGGCTTCCCATGCCGGGTTTGGCGCCTATTTTGTTCCGGAAGAAACCGGAGCCTTAACCGACGACCATTTGTATATAAATCAAATAATACAGATTCCTACAATTGATATTATTCACCGGACAAATGACACAGAAAGCGGATTTTTTCCCTATTGGCATACACAGAAAGACGACATTAGCTGCATTGATAAAACCACGCTGAAAGCCGTGGGACAAACCCTGCTTACGGTAATTTACAACGAAAATTAG
- a CDS encoding ATP-binding protein: MVYRKFRFIVVTRVLLLAATLFLMFIMFERENHTVTGIILLLTAVFQIIELIWYVERTNRKLTQFFESIRHSDFSTSFADKEIGNSFNELNNAFNDVITEFRKNRAEKEEHYNYLQTVVQHVSIGIIAYRKDGKVDIFNNSVKKLLGVSNLKNITDLQTVKKDLPEILLRMKAGEKLLVKFVCCDELVQLLIYATEFRMRGEEFILISLQNISPELEEKEIDSWQKLIRVLTHEIMNSITPISSLASTVKEMVLENPDDEKIRLQELDTDDLQNVCEALTTIQNRSQGLLNFVEIYRNLTRIPKPNFRYFMIKEACQRAELLMKPKLDKLGIQCIHKIFPEDLKITADPNLIDQVIINLLLNAMDAVKGKDHPMISIVASTNNSGRVTIDFADNGYGIKPDILDKIFMPFFTSKKEGSGIGLSLSRQIMHLHKGTITVKSKPNEGSIFTLTF; encoded by the coding sequence ATGGTTTATAGAAAATTCCGTTTTATCGTAGTTACAAGGGTGCTTTTGCTGGCGGCAACCCTTTTCCTCATGTTTATCATGTTCGAGCGTGAAAACCATACGGTAACCGGAATTATTTTACTTCTTACCGCTGTTTTCCAGATTATCGAACTTATCTGGTATGTAGAACGTACTAACCGTAAACTCACCCAGTTTTTTGAAAGTATCCGCCATTCCGATTTTTCCACCTCATTTGCCGATAAAGAAATAGGAAATAGCTTTAATGAGTTAAACAACGCTTTTAATGATGTAATCACCGAATTCCGAAAAAACAGGGCAGAAAAAGAAGAACACTATAACTATCTGCAAACAGTAGTTCAGCATGTAAGCATAGGCATCATTGCCTACCGTAAAGACGGAAAAGTGGATATTTTTAACAATTCTGTGAAAAAACTTCTGGGAGTAAGCAACCTTAAAAACATCACGGATCTACAAACGGTTAAAAAGGATTTGCCCGAAATACTTCTTAGAATGAAAGCCGGCGAAAAATTGCTCGTTAAATTCGTATGTTGCGACGAATTAGTGCAATTACTTATTTATGCCACCGAGTTCAGGATGCGGGGTGAAGAATTTATCCTTATTTCACTGCAAAATATCAGTCCCGAACTGGAAGAAAAAGAAATAGATTCCTGGCAAAAACTCATCCGCGTGCTTACCCACGAAATAATGAATTCTATCACACCCATTTCTTCTTTAGCTTCAACCGTAAAGGAAATGGTGCTTGAAAACCCTGATGATGAAAAAATCAGGCTACAGGAACTTGACACTGACGATTTGCAAAACGTTTGTGAAGCTCTTACAACCATTCAAAATCGTAGTCAGGGATTGCTCAATTTTGTGGAAATCTATCGCAACCTCACCCGCATTCCCAAACCCAATTTCAGATATTTCATGATTAAGGAAGCCTGCCAACGGGCTGAACTACTGATGAAACCGAAATTGGATAAATTGGGTATTCAGTGTATTCACAAAATATTTCCCGAAGATTTGAAAATAACAGCCGACCCCAATCTGATTGACCAGGTAATAATAAACCTGCTGCTAAATGCTATGGATGCCGTGAAAGGCAAGGATCACCCGATGATTTCTATTGTGGCTTCTACTAATAACAGTGGCAGGGTAACCATTGATTTTGCCGATAACGGCTATGGCATAAAACCGGATATTTTAGACAAAATATTTATGCCTTTTTTTACTTCAAAAAAAGAAGGAAGTGGCATAGGATTAAGCCTTTCGAGGCAGATTATGCACTTGCATAAAGGCACCATTACCGTTAAGTCGAAACCCAACGAAGGCAGTATTTTTACACTTACTTTTTGA
- a CDS encoding sigma-54 dependent transcriptional regulator translates to MGKFEAKILIIDDDADVLLAAKLFLKQHFTIVHTEKNPENIPALFKNDNYDVVLLDMNFSRDATSGKEGFFWLNKVLEIDPAAVVIFITGYGDIELAVQGIKEGATNFILKPWDNKKLLATIEANLRVRHSKQELEELRSKQKVLIANQNQSFNQLIGNSLPMQKVMATVEKVARTEANVLILGENGTGKELIARAIHRVSARKNEIFVNVDLGAISESLFESELFGFKKGAFTDAKEDRAGRFEAAHKGTIFLDEIGNLSLPLQSKLLSVLQNRTVVRLGTNKEIPIDVRLICATNMPLYQMVKEGKFRQDLLYRINTVEVQLPPLRERTDDISLLVDHYLNEYCKKYKIPLKKLHPATLKRLEKHNWPGNIRELQHAVERAVILSETHILQPQDFFLSPIDEGNSEISFASMNLEETEKILIRKVIDKHGGNISKAAKELGLTRASLYRRIEKYGL, encoded by the coding sequence ATGGGTAAATTTGAAGCTAAAATTCTTATCATTGACGACGATGCTGATGTGTTGTTGGCAGCAAAACTTTTTCTTAAACAGCATTTTACCATAGTTCATACTGAAAAAAATCCGGAAAATATTCCTGCATTATTTAAAAACGACAACTACGACGTTGTGCTACTCGACATGAATTTTTCGCGTGATGCAACCAGTGGGAAAGAAGGATTTTTCTGGTTGAATAAAGTCCTGGAAATTGATCCTGCTGCAGTCGTAATTTTTATTACCGGGTACGGAGATATCGAACTGGCGGTTCAGGGAATAAAAGAAGGAGCCACCAATTTTATTTTGAAACCCTGGGACAACAAAAAACTACTTGCCACCATCGAAGCCAACCTCAGAGTACGGCATTCGAAGCAAGAACTGGAAGAATTGCGGTCGAAACAAAAAGTACTGATTGCCAACCAAAACCAAAGCTTTAACCAACTTATCGGCAATTCATTGCCCATGCAAAAAGTGATGGCTACCGTTGAAAAAGTTGCCCGTACGGAAGCCAATGTGCTGATACTTGGTGAAAATGGCACAGGAAAAGAATTGATAGCGCGTGCAATACACAGGGTTTCGGCAAGGAAGAACGAAATTTTCGTGAATGTTGACCTGGGGGCTATCAGTGAATCACTTTTCGAAAGCGAACTGTTCGGCTTTAAAAAAGGAGCATTTACCGATGCCAAAGAAGACCGGGCAGGCAGGTTTGAAGCAGCCCACAAAGGCACCATCTTCCTCGACGAAATTGGCAATCTGTCGCTTCCGCTACAATCCAAATTGCTTAGCGTTTTGCAAAATCGCACCGTAGTCCGGTTGGGGACCAACAAGGAAATTCCTATTGATGTAAGACTGATTTGCGCCACCAACATGCCCTTGTATCAAATGGTGAAAGAAGGCAAATTCAGGCAGGATTTGCTCTATCGCATCAATACTGTGGAAGTGCAATTACCGCCTCTTCGCGAACGCACCGACGACATTAGCCTTCTGGTTGACCATTACCTGAACGAGTATTGCAAAAAATACAAAATCCCATTAAAAAAATTGCATCCTGCCACACTCAAACGCCTCGAAAAACACAATTGGCCTGGTAACATCCGCGAGCTGCAACATGCCGTGGAACGGGCTGTAATTCTCAGCGAAACCCATATTCTTCAACCACAAGACTTTTTTCTTTCACCCATTGACGAAGGCAATAGCGAAATCAGTTTTGCCAGCATGAATCTCGAAGAAACAGAAAAAATCCTTATCCGTAAAGTTATTGACAAGCATGGAGGAAATATAAGCAAGGCAGCCAAAGAGCTTGGGCTTACCCGTGCTTCGCTGTACCGTAGAATTGAAAAATATGGTTTATAG
- a CDS encoding DUF6141 family protein, producing the protein MQEKVFFHEEQRFRQWWVWIILFAVILIFIYGMFQQFVLGKPFGNQPAPDWALAVSGAVPLLMIIFFSQTRLITEIYSDGIYYRFFPFHTKIKKITWDEIESREIRKYHPIREYGGWGFRYSKFGKGRALNISGNIGLQLVLKNGKKLLIGTQQDYALIKAIEKAEEEHNQNLEK; encoded by the coding sequence ATGCAGGAAAAAGTATTTTTTCATGAAGAACAGCGATTCCGTCAGTGGTGGGTATGGATTATCCTTTTCGCTGTAATTCTGATTTTTATTTACGGAATGTTTCAGCAATTTGTGTTGGGAAAACCTTTTGGCAACCAACCGGCTCCCGATTGGGCGCTTGCTGTTTCGGGTGCGGTCCCCCTGCTGATGATCATTTTTTTTAGTCAAACCCGACTGATTACCGAAATATACAGCGACGGTATCTATTACCGTTTTTTCCCTTTCCATACTAAAATAAAAAAAATAACATGGGATGAAATCGAATCGCGTGAAATCCGAAAATACCATCCCATAAGAGAATATGGTGGCTGGGGCTTCCGGTATAGCAAATTTGGGAAAGGCAGAGCACTTAATATTTCGGGAAACATTGGGCTGCAACTTGTGCTGAAAAACGGGAAAAAACTCCTTATTGGTACGCAACAAGACTATGCTTTAATTAAAGCCATAGAAAAGGCAGAGGAAGAACACAATCAAAATTTAGAAAAATAA
- a CDS encoding S-adenosylmethionine:tRNA ribosyltransferase-isomerase — protein sequence MHHIDSLIINDFSYDLPEEKIARFPLANRDASKLLIYNKGNISENIFSNIGSYLPPESLVVFNNTRVINARMEFHRKTGARIEIFCLEPIAPFTEMQKAFGHKKQVTWKCLVGNARRWNDTTVEKTITVNGSRVTLTARKLEQRDDSFVVQFEWTPEHFTFSEIVEQFGIIPLPPYLHRKADKNDEIRYQTIYASVNGSVAAPTAGLHFTGKVLGKLQARNIFTENLTLHVGAGTFKPVSSQRISDHQMHTEQIIITINTLRNLIASSGKIISVGTTSLRTLESLYWYGLKITKNPGKVLPFAIMQWEPYENLPDPDISYETALKAIENSMTERNADTLYGSTQLMIIPGYRIRSSQILITNFHQPQSTLLLLIAAFIGNDWEKAYAYALENNFRFLSYGDSCLFIR from the coding sequence ATGCATCACATTGATAGCCTAATAATAAATGACTTTTCTTACGACCTGCCCGAAGAAAAAATTGCCCGCTTTCCACTTGCAAACCGGGATGCTTCCAAATTGCTTATTTACAACAAAGGTAACATCAGCGAAAATATTTTTTCCAATATCGGTAGCTACCTGCCCCCGGAAAGCCTCGTCGTATTCAACAATACGAGGGTAATTAATGCCCGGATGGAATTCCATAGAAAAACCGGAGCCCGAATTGAGATTTTTTGCCTCGAGCCCATTGCTCCTTTTACCGAGATGCAAAAGGCTTTCGGACACAAAAAACAGGTAACATGGAAATGCCTCGTAGGAAATGCCCGTCGCTGGAACGATACAACGGTGGAAAAAACAATTACTGTCAACGGAAGCAGGGTTACACTTACCGCCCGCAAACTGGAACAGCGAGACGACAGCTTTGTGGTTCAGTTTGAATGGACACCTGAACATTTTACCTTTTCGGAAATAGTGGAACAGTTTGGCATTATCCCATTGCCTCCTTATCTGCACCGGAAAGCCGATAAAAATGATGAAATCCGCTATCAAACCATTTACGCAAGTGTAAATGGCTCGGTAGCTGCACCTACCGCCGGATTGCATTTTACTGGTAAAGTGCTCGGCAAATTACAGGCACGGAATATTTTTACCGAAAACCTTACCCTGCATGTTGGAGCTGGTACTTTTAAACCGGTTAGTTCGCAACGTATATCTGACCATCAGATGCATACCGAGCAAATAATTATCACCATAAATACCTTGCGGAATCTTATCGCCTCTTCGGGAAAAATAATATCCGTAGGTACTACCTCTCTACGAACATTGGAAAGCCTGTATTGGTACGGGTTGAAAATCACTAAAAACCCAGGGAAGGTATTGCCTTTTGCTATAATGCAATGGGAGCCTTACGAAAATTTGCCCGACCCGGATATTTCTTATGAAACTGCCTTAAAAGCCATTGAAAACAGCATGACCGAACGAAATGCCGATACGCTTTACGGAAGCACACAGCTTATGATTATTCCGGGCTATCGTATCCGGTCGTCCCAAATACTGATAACGAACTTTCATCAGCCACAAAGCACACTGCTTCTTCTTATTGCGGCTTTTATCGGCAACGATTGGGAAAAGGCATATGCGTATGCTCTGGAAAATAATTTCCGGTTTTTAAGTTACGGCGACAGTTGTCTTTTTATCCGGTAA